The Lates calcarifer isolate ASB-BC8 linkage group LG11, TLL_Latcal_v3, whole genome shotgun sequence genomic sequence ttaaaaacaatttattgAAGAAGTACATTTTCAATATTAATTCATACATGTGAAAATATAGCACTTCTGTCCCTCTGCTGATTTCCAGCAATAGACTGTTTCAAACAACGATCAGTCCTGGCTGAGGCACTGATGGCAAATGGATGCTTGCTGCCATCTGGTGCTTCAGCGCAATAAGTCACTCAATGTCTGAGTCCAGAGAGAAGGGTGAGTTCAACCTTTCCCCTTCCTCTGTTTGAATCCTTGCTTCGCTCCTGCACCTTTCTTCTTGAAGCCTGGCTTGCCTTTCTGCCCTTTAGATTTGAATGGTTTGtccatatttttctttccaccAAATGTTTTGTTCCCTTCAAATTTCTTCTTCCCACCATATTTATTATCTCTATCGCCAGGTTTCTTGGCTTGGAATGTCTTTCCTCCAGGCTTCATTTTCTTGCCAAATGATTTCTCCTTGTCCCCGGATTTTTTCCATCCCtttcctgttttgtctctgaGCTGTCGTCCTGGACCATTTCTCTTTGGAGATTTTgtatctctgtcttttctctgtgattttccAGGTGAAAGTTTCCTCTTCTTGGCAGGTGTGTGAGACTTTTCTGAGCCCTTCCTCTTCTTGGCACTAGGGAACATGtctgcacagaaaaagaaaagttttggTCATTAAATACATTCAAAACAAGACCTAAGAGCTAATATTTTATTGTACACTACTTTTATTCACCTTCGTCGGGCTCCTCTCCTACAGCCTGTCTGTAGTACTCCACCTCATCATCAGATTCGACAGCAGCGACGTGATCGTCCTGCATCCCGGGATCCTCCACCTCACTGTCCTCTTCGGCCTCGGCACGTTTCCGCTTGATGCCCTCCAGGCTCTTTTTcctgttgggggggggggttagttTTACACTACAACCAAGTgatgacagaaacagcagaagtaATAAATCTTCTTCAAGGCCAGCTTACTTGTGCTCTTCTTGTTTCGCCTTTTTCAGAGCAACATTCTGCGCCTGCTTTTTCCGCCGATCCTCCTTAACCTTCAACTGGGCCTCCTTTCTGTTCAGGAGCTCCTgtatttcctcctctgtcttggAGACTGCAAAGGTAGTGTACAACAAAATTCCCATTGGAGAGCAGTTTGTGCCGGGTGTACATAAAGCAAGGCAAGCTCTAGATGTATCAGTAAGCGTTTACTTTTAGAGAGAAATCATATAAAAGTCAtacttattttttcatcatgtaCACCTGAGCAGCAAGCAAAAAGATTACCGAATGCCGAGTGACTCACTCATTGCATGATAAAGGACGTTCCCTTCTCCCATTCCTTCTTGGATCTTCGTCAGCTGCAGAGTCATGCGAGGACCGATCTGAAGAGAACGACATCCAAAATCAGCTTCCATCCAAGCACAATCTAAATATTGCTTTTAAAAACTTTACAGCCCCTGCACACTCACCTCAGTTAAGCGGACAGCACTCTGCTGGGACGCCATGTTGCCTCTTCCGGAGTAGACCTGCGGCAGTTCGGTTATGTTGTGCTCCCCATCTTGCTCTGCCTCACTTTCTGAAAGGTTGGCCCCCCTGAGAATGGTGACAAGAGCACAGAACGGTTAAGGTACAACACCACTTCGACAATTTTGCAGACTGGTCTCAAGACTGCAAGAATTATACCTTCACTtacttcagcagcagctcactgaTGTCCTCAAACTTGCTCATGTTGGGGAACTTCTCCTGCATCAGCTTCTTGACTCCACGGCTCATGCCGACAGGGACGACCTTCAGGCTGCTGCAGGTTGGGAATAACATCATTTGGGTCACTTCTTTGATGTCAAATCAATAaattcaaaaaaaaagttttagtaTTCTGTGTTGAGGCCCATCAGTGCGTTTACTTTGAACATGCATCACTGAACAGTCAAGTTGTGATTTGTCATCATCTGAGCCCCAAAATCATTAGATTGTTTCACTAAAAATGACATCCTTTAAGAATTAAAATAGATATGACATAATTCCAACATTTAatagaaatatttttacttactAATGTCGAAACTCTATTTCCTGAGATTCTTGGTTGTAATTCAGTAGCACGCACCTCTTGATGTTGTTGAGGCTCACCTGGaaaaatttaaaacacacatttatcactAGAATTCAGACCTCTCTTTTAAAGTGCTGAATAGTTGAAGCCTTGAAATGTCAGAAAGCGTTTACTTTTGACAAATCTTCAGGTGAAATCAGAAGACTATACTTTCATCATGCCAACAAGGATTTGAACTTCAGGTCTCTTAAAGTGACACTAAtgggttgaaaaaaaaaaaagcataccTTGTGCACATTGATGGAAGGAAACATGTTTTGGAACATGGTGGCCATGAGTTTGATGTGCATGCCATCAGATCCAAAGTTGTTGAGGATGAGCAGTGGATGATGTGTGAACTGCTGCTCGTGCATCCGGTGCTTCTTCAAAGATGAAACCACATCTTTGATGAGAGAGTACTGTAAAAAGAATGAAAGGTAAGAGTCTTTATAAAAGTGAGGAAAGGTAAGAGTTAAACATGACTTTGGCAGTTTGGGCACATCAGtgcgtttactttgaaaaacatcacaaaacagTCAAGTATTAAAATGTCATCATCTGTGCCCATTTATCTACAGAACTTGTGTTTTTACTCATGAGTTCACATGCAGTATTTCACCTTCAACACTTTGAAATGAAGCGTGGGACCTTTGGGAAGTCGAGCAAGTCTCTGAAAGAGCAAGGAAGGTTTTGTTAGATGGGTAAAGGTACAGACTTAAtaagtgtttgtttatggtgtGATGTGATCTCACCATGTTGATGCTGCTGGGGGTCTTGCTAAAGATCATGAAGTGTGTCACTCCCAGTGGTCCTGCGATGGCCACAAAGTCTTTCAGCACGTTCTTTTTCTTAACCTGGTGGGAGAAAAGACGAGACAGTTCAgggtgagtgtgtatgtgtcaaacttttgtttaaaaatgcagcacTGTGGCCTCTTCCAGCAGCTGCTTGAGATGGTCTACTAAGTCATATACTGAGGCCAGCTGCTTCAGGCGGACACACGGACCTTCAGAGACTCAGCGGTGTAGGGCTCCAAGACTCTCCTCACGTCCAGGACGAGCTGACCCACGTTTTTCCCGATCTGACCCCGGTGAAACACGAAGGAGTGGGGAACAGTTCCGTAGGTCTCCACGGCCACATGGTTGGCCGTTGCTCGGGCTTTCTTCTGGTTCTTGGTCTAAAAAATACAATATCCACATGATACTggattataaaaacaaacaaaaaagtgacaCCGGGCGAATTCCTGAGAGAAgtttttttggggaaaaaactAGGCATGCTCAAAGTTAACGCGACTAACAAGAGTTACTAGCAGCCAACAGTTTAATGTTAAAGGATCTCTACTTATTTCACTAACATGTTCAGACATTCACCACCAAATACAACTACACAATGGCTTTCTTATTTAACACAAGCAGCACTTTTCACCCATGAACAGTGTTAATCACTGTTCATGGGTGAAAAGTGCCTTTTCAGTATTACCCGGCTAATGCTAACCTGTTAGCACAGGCCGTCACTTACCTTTGATTTCCCCATAATTCAGCGCGATGTGGACCAGGTGAACAAAGTAACACTACCTGTGTCTACAATATATTTATGCTGCAAAGAGAATTAACGCGCATTATGTCGGCAGATATTCAACTCCAGCAACTCAACGGTGGAGCCAACACGTCGTCCTCCACATGGGTCTATCACTATGTGTCACACGCTAATATGTCCGTGTATCTCACATGTCTGGTAGTAGTTCCTAGCTTGTCCGGATAGCTCACAATGCTATTTTCTGTGATTAAAAAGGTCATTGATGTGGACTGCTCATTTTGTCAAGCGGTTCCAGCAGATTTATATAGTTTATTTTGGTCTTGTCCCCACTCATGTTCTTTTGGGCAAGACGTCTGTACATTTTTTGTAACGTAAGTGTAATGTAATAATTAGttacttaattaattaatataagAAAATAAGATAACAACTGATTTACTTGTTACATTGTatataatgaaaatatacaaagaaCTAAGAGTCAGCACTTAAATATACGAAAAAATGCGGCTGCAGTTGCTAATTGTGACCGGCAGAGGGCAACAAACACACGTGATTCAAATTAGATTCAAGCGCGCCTTGATTTATCACTGGTGTCCAGGAAGGCATAATAGCACACTAACAATTCAGATAAGACTTCCTTCAAAGAACAGTAACTGTCAGTTAATATCAGTTACGTAGTAAAACAGTGTGGGAAATACAGTCTAAGCAGTGCTGCAGATAGTCACTTGTTTCCTCCCGTGTGACTTACAGCGTGGGAGACTGTCCCGGATGCCCTCTGTGGTAAAGCTAAGGGAGGCCTCTGTGCGTTgcttttttaaagtgtgtgacAGTTTCCCAGACGTGCCTTTACCACACCAACCTGTAAGTCCTCATCTTTGAAGTCTTTTCTCACGTAAAACTGGAGCGTACAGTTTGAAAACACTTGAGATAAAGCACAAATTTCACAATTATGGTGGTTCTCAACAAAGAAACGAGGCTAAATTGTTTTATCTTAGAGGACATGATATAATTAGCtacagaaaatgacaggaaCTGAACTCGGTTAACTGCGGTGagaccacaaaaaaaaaaggagtggCGTGTGAAAAGTCACACTTCCATCTCAGTGAAGTACAGGTGTGTATTTCTCTAAGTAGATGGGTCAACCACTGCAGTATCACTCATGTCGACCGACGCTGACGCCACTGCACACGTCACGCCGGCATTTTGTATAAAATTACCGCGGCTGCATCGCACCTCCCTCGCGTGGCTCCGTCTTACCAAGCAAAGGCGGTGCACTCGAAGAACTACTTAACGCAATGTACTATAATAGTCGCTACTGATAGTGCTGGTAGGGTGGGACCACCACTGAGCGACAAAACTGATCTTTCCAACCCACAACATTTTAATACTGGTGAAACTCTGTGTAGTGAAAGTTTAAGTACTTATGGGGAAATTGTGCAGGATTTAAAGTTAAAACTAAGGTCAGGTGTCATACTTGGGTCACACTGAAACTGCAGCAGACATTTGAAcagttttgatattttacttgagtattttacTTCTACTTCTCAATATTTAAGAAGTGAATATCATACTCTACTCCTCCACATTTACTGGACAACAACAGTTTCTAATATAGATATTTAcatgtataaataaaatatgacacatcATTATGGATTAAAGCGCTCAGCAGCATAGACAAAAATTATCTTCACCCCAATCAGCTGCGACATAAAACTGCTGCTTATGTGCATCTGTAATAATATTCCATTAATACTATCTAttatatataaaactgaatgggGCAATTCTGCCCAGTCAGTACTCTTAATACTTAAAGTACCTTTTGGTGataatacttttgtacttttacttatgcAAAGATTTTGAATGCAGTACATTTACTTAGAACAGAGTGTTTTAACAGAGTGATATTGCTACTTTTACCTAagtaaaaaatatgaatacttACTCCACCCCACCACCCCTTTTATCAAACCAGGTAAGAGATAAAACTGTGTAGATGTATTTTTGGGAAACCTGGccatttgttaatttttttgttgtaaaatcCACATGAACAGGGACAACATGGTAACTGTCAAACACTATGAATCAAACTAAATATATAGATAAATGAAGAGGAAGTAGAAACCACATGAGTGCAGATCAGATTCTTAATGGGATAGAGGCTGTGTCAGGATAGCAGGTTGAtggcagagggaggagacatCCTGGGATTCCTGCACTCAGCACCCAGCTTAACAACAAGTACTGGGAGGCGGTGTCATTTGGATAGTTTGTAATTAGTTGTCTCCTTCTTCTGAGATCCTGGGACAGAATCCCCGGAGAAGAAGTGGTGGTCTAGCTGCCAACGAAACGTTCGAATTTCTCTGCTTTTACTGAACACCACAGACAACTTTTATTTTAGAGGACGCAGCTCGTTTGTGTGACTCTTAATGATCTAGGAacatgtgatttttaaaatgcgTTAGCCTTGATTTTACTTATTAGGATCCTGGAAGCTGCACTACACACTGGAACAGATCAAAGACGTCCCAAACACTTTTCAGGTGCCAAGGTAAGTAATTAATGATCTTTTTCTTAAAAAAGAATCCACTTTTAGCTAGACTGAAATCTACTTGGTTTATGGCATCCAAGCTAAATCATTATATTACACATTGTTAATTATCTGTAccagaaaacattattttctggCAGTAATAGAGCAGTACTGGTAGTTTTTCTCCAGAAAAACATATTGTTTGACATGCTGATTTCTACTGTTGGTACTAGTGACGTTTTTCAATGAGAAAATTATACAAGAGATTTTAGTTTAAGATGTCAGTATTGACTTATTTGGGTTCATGTATTTATGGTGTTGACCATGGTTGTTGTGGTTGGATGTGGAGCTGACCCATCTGTTGACCGTGAGATGGAGGTGTGTTGATTCTGGCTGGTTTGTGTTGACTGTTGTCCCTCCACTGTTGACCCGCTAATAAATTCCAGCCAAGGGGAAATGTGTGCACTCTCGCTTTGCAAGGAAACATCTGGTGAACAGTCAGGAACCACAAACACAGTTGTTATGTCGTGTCGAATATTTATGTTAAGTCAAAGATTATCAGGTGATATTTATGCATTGTTAATGCTGTGGTAATTCTAAATATGTCCTCTTCTCCACTGCCAGGGTGTCCTCAGAAATTGGACAGATTAATGGAGAAGACACTGACTATTGGTCTGACTCTCTTCCTAACGCTCTGCCTGGACATACCAGAAGCTGGAGGACGGAAGGAGGGAGCAAATGGAGACGGTGCTCAGAAACGTTCGTCACGATCTTCAGATACAAAAGGAGGTCGTTGCTCCTACACCTTCATTGTCCCACAGCAAAAACTGACAGGGGCACTGTGTTTGAACACGCAGTCCGCTACTACCAACCACTCTGAGGTGGCAGCGCTGCGGGCAGAGCTCAGACGACAGCAGGACCAGCTAGAGAAGCTCCGGGTCCAGCTGGACCAGGAGGGGGCCCTCACCATGGAGGTGAGAGCCCTGCGCAAAGAGAGTAACAGCATGAATTCTCGCATCGCCCAGCTCTATGCTCAGCTGCTACATGAAGTCATACACAAAAAAGACCAGGCTTTGGAGCAGCGGAGGGTGGAGAATCTCCTGCTGAATGCTACAACACAGGTGAGGAGAGAACTGCAGTCCTTGTTGATGTTTGATCCATGTCACAGCAAAGCTACATCTTATCCTAATCATCATCAAACTCACCCTTTGTCTGCTATGGGTGGTGGAACATCTCAGGCACTGCAGGTGTCCAGTAATTACAGGGAGCTGGAGAAGAAATATGGAGCCCTCACCTCAATGATGAGCTCCCAGAACCAGCTTATTTCTCGTCTGGAGAAGCAGTGTCAGTGCAGGGACTCCACCCCCCAGTCCTCTCTGGTAGGAAACAAactgcatgtctgcatgttgcatatttatactgtatttttcacaCAGGAACTGAGAGTAGCATGTTATTTTTTGTGT encodes the following:
- the ppan gene encoding suppressor of SWI4 1 homolog, with the translated sequence MGKSKTKNQKKARATANHVAVETYGTVPHSFVFHRGQIGKNVGQLVLDVRRVLEPYTAESLKVKKKNVLKDFVAIAGPLGVTHFMIFSKTPSSINMRLARLPKGPTLHFKVLKYSLIKDVVSSLKKHRMHEQQFTHHPLLILNNFGSDGMHIKLMATMFQNMFPSINVHKVSLNNIKRCVLLNYNQESQEIEFRHYSLKVVPVGMSRGVKKLMQEKFPNMSKFEDISELLLKGANLSESEAEQDGEHNITELPQVYSGRGNMASQQSAVRLTEIGPRMTLQLTKIQEGMGEGNVLYHAMISKTEEEIQELLNRKEAQLKVKEDRRKKQAQNVALKKAKQEEHKKKSLEGIKRKRAEAEEDSEVEDPGMQDDHVAAVESDDEVEYYRQAVGEEPDEDMFPSAKKRKGSEKSHTPAKKRKLSPGKSQRKDRDTKSPKRNGPGRQLRDKTGKGWKKSGDKEKSFGKKMKPGGKTFQAKKPGDRDNKYGGKKKFEGNKTFGGKKNMDKPFKSKGQKGKPGFKKKGAGAKQGFKQRKGKG